One Ktedonobacteraceae bacterium genomic region harbors:
- a CDS encoding alpha/beta hydrolase — METFREYGNAPYRVAIIHGGPGVAGSVAPVARKLGEARGVLEPLQTAKTLNGQVEELRQFIEQNAMTPIILIGHSWGAWLSYIVTARYPALVRKLILVGSGPFEERYVPLITKNRLRRLSQEEQEEYRQLVELLEKADVPEKDAFFARLGQLGDKSDSYDLIEGPIDATSPDFIADPAEVYQGVWPEAAELRSTGELLKLAEQITCPVVAIHGDCDPHPAAGVQEPLTTRLKDFRMILLEKCGHEPWRERYAAEKFYRVLEDELSASL; from the coding sequence TTGGAAACCTTCAGGGAGTATGGAAATGCTCCTTACCGTGTGGCCATCATTCATGGGGGGCCGGGAGTCGCTGGCTCAGTGGCGCCAGTTGCTCGAAAACTAGGGGAGGCAAGAGGCGTCCTGGAACCGCTCCAGACTGCTAAAACACTTAATGGACAGGTGGAGGAATTACGTCAGTTCATCGAACAAAATGCCATGACACCCATTATACTGATCGGCCACTCCTGGGGAGCCTGGCTAAGCTATATCGTTACTGCCAGATACCCCGCGCTGGTACGCAAATTGATTCTTGTGGGCAGCGGCCCGTTTGAAGAGCGTTATGTCCCATTGATCACGAAAAACCGTCTCAGAAGACTCAGTCAGGAAGAGCAAGAAGAATATCGCCAGCTTGTTGAACTGCTGGAGAAGGCGGATGTCCCTGAAAAAGATGCTTTCTTCGCACGCCTGGGCCAGCTTGGAGACAAGTCCGATTCCTACGACCTTATTGAGGGACCAATTGATGCTACAAGCCCTGATTTTATCGCTGATCCGGCTGAAGTGTACCAGGGTGTCTGGCCAGAGGCCGCCGAATTGCGAAGCACTGGAGAACTGCTCAAACTGGCAGAGCAGATTACCTGCCCGGTCGTGGCCATCCACGGTGACTGCGACCCACATCCGGCAGCAGGCGTCCAGGAACCACTCACTACCAGATTGAAGGATTTCCGCATGATCTTGCTGGAGAAATGCGGGCATGAACCATGGCGTGAAAGGTATGCAGCGGAGAAATTTTACAGAGTACTTGAGGATGAGCTTTCGGCATCTCTATGA
- a CDS encoding exonuclease domain-containing protein produces MAQEVSSTPQQGALLRRAHELLEGIGQPVSEDLLLQHLFGVGEGIAHNAIWPTLLRRTLESSTLFEQIDGQQWSLVAWRSTQQSLKEIDFVVLDTETTGLRPGHHRVIEIAGIRMRYGEVTGSFQSLVNPGTRLPGFIVQFTGITQEMVEKAPKAHEVLPDFLHFIDGAILVGHNIGFDIGFLSYEARLLGYDFPIDGLDTIPLARRFLPGLRRFKLDYVADHLKIPTQNRHRALGDARVTAAIFLKLLELAQQQGILTLGHLRRRLQLPVAWSGDITEASTTRQMEHMRADGRISRQSDVIRPTGTLFLNPAWKRDFPTRPGVYLMKDANGQVIYVGKAKCLKDRLASYYNQPLGYTRKMDGLLQNVKEIETRVLGSELEALLVESQLIKQLQPTYNVQLRNYELYPFIKIDIQHPFPRVYATREVAADGARYFGPFRSRRIVDLTIELVQKVFPIRTCTRSLPPQAKPSDPCLRLHLNRCPGPCRGEADSSAYRQMIEEVCAFLGGEREDLLDRLRRQMLEASQQLNFERAAWLRDTIRSADEVLIGQRLITGAVEANNLFIVYPSAQEGYNELFLIRHGRLVEQRCVPHEPDSMKLAVRELLHLAASLGDPPSIVGKAEVDQINIISRWIHHHSNDRAFFPFQQALTDENEARLLAQRIWIEIDAVRTLPSEMGEEEPLDTL; encoded by the coding sequence ATGGCTCAGGAAGTAAGCAGTACACCGCAGCAAGGGGCATTGCTGCGGCGCGCGCACGAATTGCTGGAGGGCATCGGGCAGCCTGTATCCGAGGATCTCCTGCTGCAACATCTCTTTGGCGTTGGCGAGGGGATAGCCCACAATGCCATATGGCCAACATTATTGCGTCGAACCCTCGAAAGTTCTACACTTTTTGAACAAATCGATGGACAGCAGTGGTCGCTCGTTGCCTGGCGCAGCACCCAGCAATCGCTCAAAGAAATCGACTTTGTTGTACTGGATACTGAAACGACGGGGCTGCGTCCCGGGCATCACCGCGTAATCGAAATTGCCGGTATTCGGATGCGATACGGTGAAGTGACGGGTTCATTCCAGAGCCTGGTCAACCCGGGTACTCGCCTACCCGGGTTTATCGTCCAGTTCACGGGCATTACGCAGGAGATGGTCGAGAAAGCCCCCAAAGCCCACGAAGTTCTCCCCGACTTCCTGCATTTTATCGATGGTGCCATCCTCGTCGGCCATAATATCGGCTTTGATATCGGTTTCCTCAGCTACGAAGCGCGATTGCTCGGCTACGATTTTCCCATCGATGGCCTGGATACCATTCCCCTGGCGCGACGATTTCTCCCCGGCCTGCGGCGTTTCAAGCTCGATTATGTCGCCGACCACCTCAAGATTCCTACCCAGAATCGTCACCGCGCCCTGGGTGACGCCAGGGTAACAGCCGCCATCTTTTTGAAACTGCTCGAACTGGCCCAACAGCAGGGTATTCTGACGCTTGGACACCTGCGCCGTCGCCTGCAATTGCCCGTCGCCTGGAGCGGAGATATCACCGAGGCCTCCACGACCCGGCAGATGGAACATATGCGCGCCGATGGTCGCATATCCAGGCAGTCCGACGTGATCCGGCCAACAGGAACGCTTTTCCTGAATCCAGCATGGAAACGTGACTTTCCGACCAGACCTGGCGTCTACCTGATGAAGGACGCAAATGGGCAGGTTATCTACGTCGGCAAGGCCAAGTGCCTCAAAGATCGCCTGGCATCATACTACAACCAGCCTCTTGGCTATACACGCAAGATGGATGGCCTGTTGCAAAACGTGAAGGAGATCGAAACGCGCGTGCTTGGCTCCGAACTGGAAGCCTTGCTCGTTGAATCGCAACTCATCAAACAATTACAGCCCACCTACAATGTGCAGCTGCGTAACTACGAACTCTATCCATTTATCAAAATCGACATCCAGCATCCTTTTCCTCGCGTTTATGCCACGCGCGAGGTAGCCGCCGATGGCGCTCGATACTTTGGTCCATTCCGCAGCCGGCGCATCGTCGATCTCACCATCGAACTGGTACAGAAAGTCTTTCCTATTCGCACCTGTACCCGTTCCCTGCCGCCGCAGGCCAAACCATCCGATCCATGTTTACGCCTGCATCTTAATCGTTGCCCAGGCCCCTGCCGGGGCGAGGCCGATTCATCCGCGTACCGCCAGATGATTGAGGAGGTCTGTGCCTTCCTGGGTGGAGAACGCGAAGACCTGCTTGACCGGTTGCGCCGTCAAATGCTCGAAGCCTCCCAGCAACTAAATTTTGAACGCGCTGCCTGGCTGCGCGATACTATCCGCAGCGCCGACGAAGTATTGATCGGCCAGCGCCTCATCACGGGGGCAGTCGAGGCCAACAACCTCTTCATCGTCTATCCATCCGCGCAAGAAGGATATAACGAACTCTTCCTTATTCGTCATGGGCGCCTGGTAGAGCAACGCTGCGTCCCTCATGAACCCGATTCGATGAAACTTGCCGTTCGCGAACTCCTGCACCTCGCCGCCTCACTTGGCGACCCTCCCAGCATCGTCGGCAAGGCCGAAGTTGACCAGATCAATATCATCAGCCGCTGGATACATCATCACAGCAATGACCGGGCCTTCTTCCCATTCCAGCAGGCTCTCACCGATGAGAATGAGGCACGGTTGCTGGCGCAGCGCATCTGGATTGAGATTGACGCGGTACGGACGTTGCCGAGCGAAATGGGTGAAGAGGAGCCGCTTGATACGTTGTAA
- the tmk gene encoding dTMP kinase yields the protein MRKGSLVSFEGLDGAGKTTQMALLEQWLQSQQIPYVRTREPGGTPLGIELRQLLLHRPDLQIMPLAEAFLFQADRAQHFAQLVLPALAEGKLVITDRCFDASIAYQGYARGVGMELVERLSMMATQGHVPDLTILLDLDPSQVHVRTDSSQAENRDREEQTRFDVEPEDFHQRVQEGFRILARKYPERIKVVDASNTPEEIHQEIVALVKQLLES from the coding sequence GTGAGGAAGGGGTCTCTTGTATCATTTGAGGGCCTGGACGGTGCCGGAAAAACCACACAGATGGCATTGTTGGAGCAATGGCTTCAGTCTCAACAAATACCATATGTGCGTACGCGCGAGCCGGGGGGAACGCCGCTCGGCATCGAACTGCGGCAATTGTTGCTGCATCGCCCTGACCTGCAGATCATGCCGCTAGCTGAGGCCTTTCTGTTCCAGGCCGATCGCGCGCAGCACTTCGCTCAACTTGTCCTGCCAGCCCTTGCTGAAGGCAAACTTGTTATCACTGATCGCTGCTTCGATGCCAGCATCGCTTATCAGGGCTATGCTCGTGGCGTTGGCATGGAGCTGGTTGAGCGTCTTTCAATGATGGCAACACAAGGGCATGTGCCTGATCTCACTATCCTGCTTGACCTCGATCCCTCTCAGGTACATGTAAGAACGGATAGCTCACAGGCCGAAAATAGAGACCGTGAAGAGCAAACACGATTCGATGTTGAGCCTGAAGATTTTCACCAGCGTGTGCAGGAAGGCTTTCGCATACTTGCGCGCAAATACCCCGAACGTATCAAAGTAGTAGATGCCTCGAATACGCCAGAAGAGATTCACCAGGAGATAGTAGCATTAGTGAAGCAATTGTTAGAATCCTAA
- a CDS encoding tetratricopeptide repeat protein, producing the protein MISEEDKRRAKFWLEYSQQLSGAIRYTEALAAVERALALDETSKEAWYARGTYLGMLGRYAEALAAFDRTLELDDRYAAAWDGKAWVLGILGQKEEALAAVHRALELEPGYFDAMKRKKRLEEF; encoded by the coding sequence ATGATATCTGAAGAGGACAAGAGACGCGCAAAATTCTGGCTGGAGTACAGCCAGCAGTTATCAGGGGCAATTCGCTATACTGAGGCGCTGGCGGCAGTAGAACGAGCCCTGGCTTTGGATGAAACAAGTAAAGAAGCATGGTACGCCAGGGGAACATACCTGGGAATGTTGGGGCGCTATGCTGAGGCGCTGGCGGCTTTTGATCGCACACTCGAACTCGATGACCGGTATGCAGCAGCATGGGATGGGAAAGCCTGGGTGTTGGGAATTCTGGGTCAGAAAGAGGAGGCACTGGCGGCCGTTCATCGAGCATTGGAACTGGAACCAGGGTATTTCGACGCCATGAAGAGGAAGAAAAGGTTAGAGGAATTTTAG
- a CDS encoding nucleotidyltransferase family protein, whose amino-acid sequence MQLSVSTAAIILAAGSSSRMGGGRHKLLLPLHNRPVLAHVIDAVLASQARPAVIVLGHQAEQVRTTIFPGSIPQDIMLIENPDYLQGMSTSMRLGIQMLTANGYTKGERNYFVDSALVVLGDQPLLTQQVIDSLITIYRRTGKRIVAPVYDGKRGSPVLFDRSLFPELLQIEGDEGGRKVVENHKKEVELVEISDAMANYDVDTWEAYQQVLAAWERKQAK is encoded by the coding sequence ATGCAACTTTCTGTTTCCACAGCGGCCATTATTCTGGCTGCCGGTAGCTCCAGCCGCATGGGGGGCGGACGGCACAAACTGTTGCTACCCTTACATAATCGGCCAGTACTGGCGCATGTTATAGATGCAGTATTGGCATCGCAGGCCCGCCCGGCGGTAATTGTATTGGGACACCAGGCAGAACAGGTTCGAACGACTATCTTCCCCGGCAGCATCCCACAGGACATCATGCTCATCGAAAATCCCGACTACCTGCAAGGAATGAGTACATCGATGCGCCTGGGTATACAGATGCTCACTGCTAATGGCTATACGAAAGGCGAGAGGAATTACTTCGTTGATAGCGCCCTCGTCGTACTCGGAGATCAGCCTTTGTTGACCCAGCAAGTAATCGATAGTTTAATTACCATCTATCGCAGGACAGGAAAACGCATCGTCGCGCCGGTTTATGATGGGAAACGCGGCAGCCCGGTGCTGTTCGACAGGAGCCTGTTCCCCGAACTACTGCAGATTGAGGGTGACGAAGGCGGACGCAAAGTAGTCGAAAACCATAAGAAAGAGGTGGAACTGGTCGAAATAAGCGATGCCATGGCAAACTACGACGTGGATACCTGGGAAGCGTACCAGCAGGTTTTGGCGGCATGGGAACGCAAACAGGCGAAATGA
- the larE gene encoding ATP-dependent sacrificial sulfur transferase LarE, translated as MLDTQQVNTGNIEKLDAETQAKYDHLQAILRDMESVLVAYSGGVDSALLLKVAHDVLGPRALGAIASSPAYADEETAQAIAVAEEMGVPLIMLETHELEDERYVKNDFNRCYFCKTELFSQLVPLAQQHHLLHIAYGINKDDDGDFRPGQRAAREFSVRGPLKEAGMGKREIRAVARMLNVPVWDKPAMACFSSRIPYGSKVDVASLQMIYKAEKLLRELGFRQVRVRHHDKLARIEVERTEIPRLIEDEMSRVVTDGLRKIGYTYVTVDLLGYRTGSMNEGFFKRKR; from the coding sequence ATGCTCGATACTCAACAAGTCAATACCGGTAACATTGAAAAATTGGATGCTGAAACGCAGGCTAAATATGACCATTTACAGGCAATATTACGCGACATGGAATCCGTGCTGGTCGCCTATTCGGGTGGAGTCGATAGCGCCCTGCTGTTGAAAGTGGCCCATGATGTGCTTGGCCCGCGTGCCCTTGGAGCCATCGCCTCTTCCCCCGCTTATGCCGATGAAGAGACTGCTCAGGCTATCGCAGTCGCGGAGGAGATGGGCGTTCCATTGATTATGCTGGAGACGCACGAACTTGAAGATGAGCGCTATGTCAAAAATGATTTCAATCGCTGCTACTTCTGCAAAACAGAATTGTTTTCCCAACTAGTACCGCTAGCTCAGCAGCATCATTTGCTCCATATCGCCTATGGGATTAACAAGGACGATGACGGTGATTTTCGCCCCGGGCAGCGCGCCGCGCGTGAATTCAGTGTGCGCGGCCCGTTGAAGGAGGCTGGTATGGGCAAACGCGAGATACGCGCGGTAGCCCGTATGCTCAATGTGCCTGTATGGGATAAACCGGCCATGGCCTGCTTCTCCTCGCGCATTCCTTATGGCAGTAAAGTCGATGTAGCCTCGTTACAGATGATTTATAAGGCGGAAAAGCTGCTGCGCGAGCTGGGGTTTCGCCAGGTACGTGTGCGGCACCATGACAAACTGGCGCGTATTGAGGTCGAGCGGACAGAGATTCCGCGTTTGATCGAGGATGAAATGAGTCGCGTCGTCACGGATGGATTGCGCAAGATAGGCTATACCTATGTTACCGTTGACCTCCTGGGCTATCGTACCGGCAGTATGAACGAAGGATTTTTTAAGAGGAAGAGATGA
- the nifS gene encoding cysteine desulfurase NifS, producing MMPERTIYLDHAATTALDARVLDAMIPYLTTEYGNASSIYTLGRHAMQAIDGAREQVAEILNCRPTEITFTGCGSESDNLAIKGMAFASQKKGNHIITSSIEHHAVLHTCQYLERFGFKTTYLPVDGYGRVNPDDVERAITDQTILVSIMYANNEVGTIEPIAEIGRICRARKLAFHVDAVQAGGSLPIDVAALNVDLLSLSAHKFYGPKGIGILYARQGMRILPQMQGGSQERGKRAGTENVAGIVGAATALRLAYEDLPQVQPRIQALRDRLIAGVLTIPRSQLTGHPIERLPNNASFVFEGVEGESILLSLDLLGIAASTGSACTSGSVDPSHVLLAMGLPVELAHGSLRLTVGKGNTEEDVETILSALPGIIEKLRELR from the coding sequence ATGATGCCGGAGCGTACCATTTACCTTGACCATGCCGCCACCACCGCGCTCGATGCGCGCGTGCTGGACGCTATGATACCCTATCTGACGACCGAATATGGCAATGCCAGCAGCATCTATACGCTCGGTCGTCATGCCATGCAAGCCATCGACGGCGCGCGCGAGCAGGTGGCCGAAATCCTGAATTGTCGTCCCACTGAGATCACCTTTACGGGCTGCGGTTCCGAATCCGATAACCTGGCGATCAAGGGTATGGCCTTTGCCTCGCAGAAAAAGGGCAACCATATCATCACGTCGTCGATAGAGCACCATGCCGTACTGCATACATGCCAGTACCTGGAGCGTTTTGGCTTCAAAACCACCTATCTTCCGGTTGATGGCTATGGCCGCGTGAACCCTGATGATGTCGAGCGTGCCATTACCGATCAAACGATACTCGTCTCGATCATGTATGCCAACAACGAGGTGGGAACCATCGAGCCAATCGCGGAAATTGGTCGCATCTGCCGTGCCAGGAAGTTAGCGTTCCATGTTGATGCAGTGCAGGCAGGCGGATCGCTGCCTATCGATGTCGCCGCGCTCAACGTTGACCTGCTCTCGCTCTCGGCTCATAAATTCTATGGCCCCAAGGGAATAGGTATCCTTTATGCCCGCCAGGGAATGCGCATCCTGCCACAGATGCAGGGTGGCTCGCAGGAGCGTGGCAAGCGTGCCGGTACGGAGAATGTCGCCGGGATCGTGGGAGCGGCAACGGCCTTACGCCTGGCCTATGAAGACCTGCCACAAGTCCAACCACGTATCCAGGCTCTGAGAGATCGCCTGATTGCAGGCGTTTTAACCATTCCTAGAAGCCAGTTGACGGGGCATCCAATCGAGCGCTTGCCAAACAATGCGAGCTTTGTCTTTGAGGGCGTTGAGGGCGAATCTATCCTGCTCAGCCTTGACCTGCTCGGCATCGCAGCCTCGACCGGTTCGGCCTGCACTTCAGGTTCAGTTGACCCTTCACACGTGCTGCTGGCTATGGGCCTACCCGTCGAACTGGCACATGGCAGCCTGCGCCTGACCGTGGGTAAAGGTAATACTGAGGAAGACGTGGAGACAATCCTTTCCGCGCTGCCGGGGATTATCGAGAAATTACGCGAACTGCGTTGA
- a CDS encoding aminotransferase class I/II-fold pyridoxal phosphate-dependent enzyme, protein MDTLKREVLSERVRSVKPSGIRKFFDIINTMPDVISLGVGEPDFVTPEHIRQAGIRSIELGHTRYTSNYGILELREEIARMLNRRYGLTYDPATEILVTVGVSEGVDLTMRTLIDPGDEVISPDPGYVAYEADIIFAGGVPVPVPTYAKYNFGVRASEIAAAITPRTKVILLGNPNNPTGAVVPREELEGIAQLAIEHDLIVAVDEVYSRLVYGTEHISIAALPGMRDRTVLLDGFSKAYAMTGWRIGYVAAAKYILEAMLKIHQYAIMCAGTAPQEAALEALRHGEADVQEMHDSYARRRRMFVDGLNRIGLPTCEPHGAFYAFPSIAGTGLSDEEFAERLLFEEKVAVVPGSSFGAAGKGYVRCTYCTAYDQLEEALVRMERFLKKL, encoded by the coding sequence ATGGATACGCTCAAACGTGAGGTGCTGTCGGAGCGCGTACGATCGGTGAAGCCTTCGGGTATTCGTAAATTTTTTGACATCATCAATACAATGCCTGATGTCATTTCGTTAGGAGTGGGTGAGCCGGATTTTGTCACGCCAGAGCATATCCGCCAGGCAGGTATCCGCTCCATCGAGCTGGGACATACCCGCTATACATCTAATTATGGCATCCTTGAGTTGAGAGAAGAGATCGCACGTATGCTGAATCGCCGCTATGGGCTGACCTACGACCCGGCGACAGAAATTCTGGTCACGGTTGGTGTCAGCGAGGGCGTTGACCTGACAATGCGCACGCTTATTGACCCCGGCGATGAGGTGATTTCTCCTGATCCTGGCTATGTCGCCTATGAAGCCGATATCATCTTCGCGGGGGGAGTTCCTGTTCCCGTTCCAACCTATGCCAAATACAATTTTGGTGTGCGCGCCTCCGAGATAGCCGCCGCCATTACGCCGCGCACAAAAGTGATCTTGCTCGGCAATCCCAATAATCCCACCGGCGCGGTCGTGCCCCGTGAGGAACTGGAAGGGATTGCCCAGCTTGCCATTGAGCATGATTTGATTGTAGCCGTTGACGAGGTATACAGCCGTCTCGTCTATGGAACGGAGCATATCAGTATTGCGGCTCTGCCTGGTATGCGCGACCGCACCGTCCTGCTGGATGGCTTCTCGAAGGCCTATGCGATGACCGGGTGGCGCATTGGTTACGTTGCCGCGGCGAAGTACATCCTGGAGGCTATGCTTAAAATTCACCAGTACGCGATCATGTGCGCCGGTACTGCACCCCAGGAGGCAGCTCTAGAGGCGCTACGTCATGGCGAGGCCGATGTGCAGGAGATGCATGATTCTTATGCTCGTCGTCGCCGTATGTTCGTCGATGGCCTTAACCGCATTGGTCTGCCGACCTGCGAGCCACACGGCGCTTTCTATGCCTTTCCCTCTATCGCCGGTACGGGCCTGTCGGATGAGGAATTCGCCGAAAGACTGCTTTTTGAGGAGAAAGTAGCTGTGGTTCCAGGCAGTTCTTTTGGAGCAGCTGGCAAGGGATATGTACGCTGCACCTACTGTACCGCCTACGACCAGCTCGAAGAGGCCCTGGTGCGCATGGAGCGCTTCCTGAAGAAGCTGTAG
- a CDS encoding DsbA family protein, with the protein MPLPEATTPVRIHFHFDPACPLAWRTFLWIREARKIRPLDITWRFFSLEVVNRKEGVTPDYQKDGTWAAERTLALARRQYGNDAVERLYLTLGAARHGHGENIKELDVIRAAAKQADLDPGIVDAALADDSTIQDVLADHEEAVQRYRAFGVPTIAIEGSHVGFYGPIIQNVPRGEDAGELWDYTAWALRQPNLFELKRDRGGVRWDPIAE; encoded by the coding sequence ATGCCATTACCAGAAGCAACAACACCGGTTCGTATTCATTTCCATTTTGACCCCGCCTGCCCGTTGGCATGGCGCACATTTTTATGGATTCGCGAAGCGCGCAAGATTCGCCCACTTGACATCACCTGGCGATTCTTCAGCCTCGAAGTGGTGAACCGCAAGGAGGGTGTGACGCCAGATTATCAGAAGGACGGCACATGGGCAGCCGAGCGCACCCTGGCGCTGGCACGCCGCCAGTATGGTAACGACGCGGTCGAGCGACTCTATTTAACATTAGGAGCGGCCCGGCATGGACACGGGGAGAACATTAAAGAGCTGGATGTAATCCGGGCGGCTGCGAAACAGGCAGACCTGGACCCGGGAATTGTCGATGCAGCCCTGGCCGATGATAGCACAATTCAGGATGTGCTTGCTGACCACGAGGAAGCCGTACAACGCTACCGCGCTTTCGGTGTACCGACCATAGCGATAGAAGGCTCGCATGTTGGCTTCTACGGACCAATTATCCAGAACGTGCCACGCGGCGAAGATGCAGGCGAGTTGTGGGACTATACCGCCTGGGCATTGCGCCAGCCCAACCTGTTCGAGTTGAAGCGCGATAGGGGCGGTGTGCGCTGGGATCCTATCGCGGAGTAG
- a CDS encoding glycoside hydrolase family 5 protein, which translates to MLVAMLVSACGNGSAKHNTGTGATSSSSPSAVAGQGYWHTNGSQILDASNRPVRIAGINWFGFETPTYSPHGLWARNYRSMLDQIKSLGYNTLRLPYSNQLFDPGSAPNSINYTLNPDLRGLSSLQLMDKIIDYAGKIGLRIILDQHRPDSSAQSPLWYTAAYPESRWISDWRMLANHYKGNPMVIGADLHNEPYNPACWGCGNPALDWRLAAERAGNAILAVNSNWLIFVEGVDCYEPGGSTAQAGCYEWGSNLEGVATYPIVLNVPHRLVYSVHEYPSSVALHPWFNVSNYPNNLPGVWDVHWGYIYKKGIAPVWVGEFGTKLQVNSDKEWLAEFVHYLGTGSHGINWTFWCWNPDSGDTGGILNNDWKTINTVKESYLTGIMFRLSATSAASTTPS; encoded by the coding sequence ATGCTTGTGGCAATGCTGGTATCAGCATGTGGCAACGGTTCCGCCAAACATAATACCGGTACTGGCGCCACATCAAGTTCAAGCCCGAGTGCTGTTGCCGGTCAAGGATACTGGCATACAAATGGTTCCCAGATTCTTGATGCCAGTAACAGGCCTGTACGCATCGCCGGAATTAACTGGTTCGGTTTTGAAACGCCTACGTATAGCCCGCATGGCCTCTGGGCGCGTAATTATAGAAGCATGCTGGATCAGATAAAGAGCCTGGGCTATAATACGCTCCGTTTGCCCTATTCCAATCAACTCTTTGACCCAGGAAGCGCTCCCAATAGCATTAACTATACCCTCAATCCTGATCTGCGAGGATTAAGCAGCTTGCAATTGATGGATAAAATTATCGATTACGCCGGCAAGATTGGCTTGCGCATCATCCTCGACCAGCATCGCCCCGACTCGAGTGCGCAATCGCCGCTCTGGTATACCGCAGCCTATCCAGAGTCGCGCTGGATTTCCGACTGGCGCATGCTTGCCAATCACTATAAAGGCAATCCGATGGTTATCGGCGCGGACCTGCATAATGAGCCGTATAATCCGGCCTGCTGGGGCTGTGGCAATCCCGCGCTCGATTGGCGATTGGCGGCAGAAAGAGCGGGAAATGCCATACTGGCCGTGAATTCCAACTGGCTCATTTTTGTGGAAGGCGTTGATTGTTATGAGCCGGGTGGATCGACCGCCCAAGCAGGCTGTTATGAATGGGGCAGCAATTTAGAGGGAGTAGCTACCTATCCCATCGTACTGAACGTACCCCATCGCCTGGTCTATTCTGTGCATGAGTATCCTTCGAGCGTTGCTCTCCATCCCTGGTTCAACGTTTCCAATTACCCCAATAATTTGCCCGGCGTGTGGGATGTTCATTGGGGCTATATCTACAAAAAGGGCATTGCGCCTGTGTGGGTAGGCGAATTCGGCACAAAATTGCAGGTGAATTCAGATAAAGAATGGCTGGCCGAGTTTGTTCATTACCTCGGCACCGGCTCCCATGGTATCAACTGGACATTCTGGTGCTGGAATCCCGATTCCGGCGATACGGGCGGCATCTTGAACAACGATTGGAAGACCATCAATACGGTCAAGGAATCGTATCTGACCGGTATTATGTTCCGGTTGAGTGCTACCTCAGCCGCCTCAACAACTCCATCCTGA